The Manduca sexta isolate Smith_Timp_Sample1 chromosome 9, JHU_Msex_v1.0, whole genome shotgun sequence genome segment AGTTAATATTATCAATCCGAGCGAGAACTTTAGCAAAATGTTCGTTACTGTTTTCTGATTTTGACACGGGTTGACGAAAACTATGTTTAGGTTAGCTCGCatagttaatattattcatgtttttGTGTAGTCCGCAattgtaaatgatattttatgtaattctcTTAGCCATGCGAACTATACTTAATAACTTTCCTTAGTAACATCTATTAACTACTTATTCAAAAATCGAAAGATTTAAaacctaaaacaataaatataatttatcactcataagtaaatcaaaccaaacctgacaatatgtaataataacaaactataaaaagaaattgtaatttaaagagTCTGTTATCAAAAACGAAATCAAAGTTTTCGGAGTAACATTATCTGGCACTAAACCAAGCCATTTGTTACAGCTGTCTACTCTAAAGATTCTTAATCATATCAGTTCTGTTTGCGAAAACCATTATTTTGCCAACAAAAGTCATTGTATACAGTATAATCTAATAAGTATCATAATCGACCTATTATTTTTGACTAGCTAATGATCGCGACTCCGCCTTAAAGTCTTTTACGATATTGAAAATGTCTACAGTGTTTTTCCGCCATCAAAAAAGTACATTAATGTACCTCTATGCCTTTATAAAACATCTattaaaacttacacttttatttgtaaaacgcaAGAACGTGATCGATGCAATCCGCTTCTAACAAGCCTAGAAATCTTTAAGGCGGCCTACAATCAGCAGTGGACTTACAAAGGCTTAAAAAGACGAAAAATAGGCAGTTTTATGCTAAAGAAAAAATAGTATCATAAGGATTAATAACTGAGAAGTCTCCGTAAGAATTTTGAAGTCTTACAAAGGCTGTGTTGTGTACAAAAGGTCTAAACACTCTCTCATGTTGATTAGGCTCTTGACCAAACAGCGTTACACCTACAATGCTTATAATCTGACCGTTCGTAAACAGACAAATCTCTTACAAGGGGACGAATTATGCGAATTGCCACTTACACATAATACGACCGTGTCTATCAGAATTAAGTGGCGTGCAAGAGATTTGAGGTCGCTGTATGCAGGTGACGTGTCCGCCTCACTGGACGGTGAAATTTGTAATATACTGCCCGTTGTGGCGAGGGTGACTTTTGAGCTTGTATATTGGGAAAATTGGCTTGTGTTGGTGTTTATGAATTGGGTTGTATAACGAAGAGcatttgtgattttattgcATGGGAAATATGCTTTTATTTGCACGTATCttagtaaatatttcattatgcaTTAGAATTCCAGTTCATCCACGTTTAGATCCTTATTTACCCATAGGTATACCTAGGACACAGCGTGAAGTTTGCATTTcaagataattatattcttacatGAAAATTCATGAGAAAATTTGAAATCTTGGTGGAGAAATAACAGTGTATTTTTGGTTCTGGACAGCCCATGAGTGACTTCAAGATAACATTTGTCTATCAAACTTAATCTAAGAATTTTCAATCACGTAAACACGTTAGTCATAGCTGAAAACTAAAAACTGACTCGTCACGCGACGTGATTCAGATATGAGTCACGTGGCTCTGATTTCAGCGGGCATGAACCAGACGGTCGCGTGTTCAACTCAATAAACAACTTCAGTAAGTAACTCGAAGACAGCCAATTGGTTTAGTGATATTAAATACAAGTAGATTTTTTATCGTGAAAGCTCAGCAAAGGTGCCTGACTGCACCTGGTGTTAAATGAAGCTTTGAAGTGGTATGAGGAATTAGGTATTGGACCTTTGTTTTGTATTAGCTAAGAATTGCAATTTGCAGCCTCAGGGGCAAATGAGCAAAATCGGGCAGTAGCCCCTTAAGAGATGAGAAAGAATTAGCTGATTGGGGGTAGTGCGTAAATCTAGAGATTAGGGCATCCAAACGAAAAACTCTTCCGCATGAGCGTAGTTTCCGTATGTCTAGGCGGTACAGTCCAGACCAGGGGGCCTCCGCACCATCACCAACGTCCTTTTAGCACTGGTTTGCAATGAGGCATTTTTTACTACTGGGTCCTTGGCTACGCTGTATTGGGGCCGTATAGATGCAACTCAATTTTGTTCTAAAGTGCGATATCAGTTGAGATGCTGTCAAATTAAACGCAATATTTAAGGTCCTCGCTATTTACTAAAATGAAACATCAAAAATGTGCATTAAATAACATTCATATTCATTTAAACAACAAATTTAGTCCATCTTAAAAGTTGTAAAATCAACcaattgttattcaaacaaattttatttcgtaaGGTCTGCGACACAGCCCTCTCCCCTCTTCCCTGGCTACCTCCATTCCTCTACCCTTTTATAACAAAGCTTTTCGCGCAAAAAGCAACCTACATTGTTTGTACAAAGGACATAGTAGTATACATTGAGGTCAGCGCACGTCGCACACATCCGGCCACGACACGCGTGCGACACGACACGCGACGCTCACGACGCGTATTAAACGTTCCAACAGGTACAGTAAAACGGTACGTGATAAATAGGACAACACTTTCTATTGTCTTCACTTCGATTAACATCAGGTGTAATAAAGCCACACTGCCAagcttatatacatatatttatattaaataaaacacttacAAGTTTATGCtctaacatacataacataacatcacgcattttatccccgaaggggtatgcagaggcgcaactagggcacccacttttcgccaagtatgttccgtcccatgatgtgatagggggcgagcctatcgccatatcgggcacaaattccagactccgggctgatactgagcagaaaacccaaatatcactttgcccgaccccgattcgaacccaggacctcagagcgctaatCAACCGGACGAGCAAAACAACTACCCCACCCAGGCAGGCATGCTCTAAcattatttaccaaaaataaaaatgtactgtaATGTATAATGTACTCAGTAGATAACGGTgttgtgtaattattatatttgtattctattgttTTCATTCAGTCTTATTACACAATTATTTGTTATcccaaataaaatgaaatgcacACACGTTTAGTCCAAAAGCTCTCATTCTTCGCGATGTATTCCGTCCTGTGATATGATAGaggcgagcccatcgccatatctcACACACAGACTGCTACTGCGCGGCAAAACTAATAcaactttgcccgaccaggaATTCTAACCCGGGACCTCGGAGCAGTGTCTTATGGGGCACACAATAAAACGCCATAGGTgtgattaatttcatttacgTCTTTTATAAAGGTTGAGCTGACCGACACCGTTTAGTTAGTTTCTAAATATTTGAAAGTACTCTATGCTGGTTAGTAATTAttggatatttaattaatggtaATTATCTGTATTAAgctcattttatttgtttcaatgtAGAAATCTCTGGAACTAACTAAGTACTTCCCTCAATTCTTGAACTAACAATTTTCCtttaacagtttttatattCCCGTGAAAATCATAACCATACCAAAATTCCTTCAACCCACACGTCTGCAACAACatgaacttataaaaaatatatttacacccTGTTCTCCATATCTTACTTCATGGGCCGGCATATTTACAACAATCTTAAATCACGACATTTCACAAAGCTACTCACTATGCtataccataaaaaaaactgtatatctttcatcaaaatataaaagccAAGTTCTACCCTGGAGCCGCATCGAGGTCGACACATCCGACACGACAGGCCGCTCGCGACACAGCGCTGCGCAAAGGCCTTTGTTCCCCCACAATGGTTTTCCGTTTATTTTCCTACGACTGTGCATTTACGTCGTTTTTTCATGTCAATGGAAATGctttataatgtacaaaaatatctgctaggatttttttaaaataatacacagggtgtcccagaaagtagtgtcaagcggaggtccagagatagaacaccccttggggtatccgaatcaccccatgtatgttccgcgatttttcatagttttcgatatgtgaatatttttctaaattttgagacttttcgatttgaacgattaaatgttttctttttaaaaaagtagaagacttgTTCGAGATTTTTTGATTGCAACATAAGTTTCATTAGTTGtgcttttttgctaaaaacaatcgtaactttaatgaaaattatgaaaatgttggtgtaaagtgaaaaacttacgttctatgaattataacttaaattattaaaaaactaaacaggtgacttcgtggttctaaggtaggtcACAAACTTTTCCAGACTCttaacttacatattcataaaaaaacatagtcttTCATGGGGCTATTTCGGCTAAACTCAGCCTTAAAAGATagcaaggtggaaaattcttaaaatttgccattagattacaatttttttaacttctcatcactcctaaggttaattagttttGAACTAACCGAAAATAACTGCAAGAAGAAGACTGCCCCCATGTTGaactatgttttttaatgaatatgtaagttgagagtctggagaagtttttgacctacattagaaccacgaagtcacccgtttagttttttaatttaaagaagaaaatttaagttataatacatagaacgtaagtttttcactttacactaacattttcataattttcattaaagttacgaagctgattgtttttagcaaaaaagtataactaatgaaaatttagttgcaataaaaaaatctcgaataagtcttcaactttttaataaaaaaatatttaatcgttcaaatcgaaaattctcaaaattcagaaaaatattcataactcaaagtatgaaaaatcgcggaacatacgtgggggtgattcggataccccaagggatgttctatctctggacctccgcttgacactattttctgggacatccctgtataattaattttagtgtcTCGTATGAAAGCCTAGTGTTCGACTTGTCTATTCCTTCTGGTAAGCATGCAAACACTATGGCTTtacaagattttaataaaaataaaacaaacaaaactgaattaataatttatttaaattaaacaccgATGCCTTAACgacaataattatgataatcataaaaatccactttaaaaataagttatatgtTTTTCACTCTAGTGGAAAAGGAAAGTATCTAATAAGAGATATAGCATGCACGATTACCACAATGACGTCACCGACATTACAATGCGGACGTGGGAGAGAGACAGAGAGATATAACCAATACGCGTCTAATTATTACtctcaacaataattatatgtCTCACTCCAATTTTGACGATATTTTCACAGGATTGCTATtccataattttaatgtaatgcaaatattataatatacgaaATCAAACTTAAGATGAACCAAAAATTTAATAGAcctatataaaagtatagaagGCAATTTTGAACCCTGTAGTTAAGGACAGATTATCATCTTATAAAACTCCTCCAGAGCAGGCGTTAGTACTGCGTTTTGTGGGTCAAACCCCACAGTATTCATCGAACCACTAAATGGATCTAACTTCGCATCCTCGTATGTCCTTCACGAGCTAAGTGTCGATAATGGATAGATCCTGGAGTATGCTCTCTTCTACGTCGCTGAAGAAAGCCGGCTGGTGGCTCGGGTAACGGCGGTGATCGGTACGTAACAAGTTCCTATtggaaaaagattttttgagaATTCATGTTTGAAAATCGCTGTTGTATGCATTTTTTTCTCTGTGCATATGAAACAGTTGAAATTTGAAAGTCATTTAATTATTGGAGACTTTTTTCATATGTATTTGTGGATTCCTCTGTTCCATTAATTGGTCTGTAAttttagtttcaataaaaaaaactgtaaaatgCTCATTAAGTACTGACATGTatgctaaaatttataaaaaatatcatcatatttcttagaatttaattacttactccCATaccagtattttattatatatgttttaaaggttagaaactatttatataactacTACAATAGAAGGCTTTGGGTTACTTGGTTAGCAAAGACttgggttaaaaataaattacatacaaattactttgctgatatatttatttatataaaaataattagatttattctaaaacataatataatcttacaaaaataactatataactaaactaaaattattaaagcacATAAATAGAAAGTGTGTCAAAAGCATGGCACTATCGTATTAAAAACAAGCatacatataaactttaacagcGCCTTGTTGATATAATTGTTTTGCCTTTTATccttattactaaatatatccaaacatgtttatttaataagtagatAAGCCAGGGGAAAAGAACGATATTATACTTGACCTTCTACAGAAAACAGATAGTATTTAGAGGGGATCATTGTGGCAAATGACCCCCCACACAGTACAACAAATATACACAAGcacaaatagtttattacataaatacaaacgtttaatgtaatttttaataacattacatactatgatcaaaaatattttttaatctatcttTGTCTCACGCCTCAAAATTATTGacgaattaaaatttttaacaataaacattactctaagaattttttcttatatattaattatttaatcataaattttgGCAAGAAAAGCGTATGTATTATagatttaaactttttattgtatataatatatttctgtgtTATATGAATTTTGCACATGtatgacaaaattataaaagtggATTTGTAAATAACAGCTACTCTGATTTAAGAGAAATAGGTCAACCTATTTTATCACAGATTATGAAGTTTTCAGAGGGACGACAGTAACCTAACtcgacatttttaaatatgtttaaaattttattattttacttagatATTTACTTGAAATAATAATGCTTCGAAAATGCAATTATTACCATATTTTGGAACACTTTACTTCATGTACTCTCAAAACATAATGTagctaaacaaaaaataagatgttttttttatgaaaatagttCCCAATCTCTTAGAACATTTAATCACCttattctataataaacattaaccACTAAAGAATTCGTACACAATAACATATACATAacaataactacaaaatataatcgATATTACGAAATTCGAAAACACTGAAATTGTATGAGCAACGAAAAGGATTgtctgttaatttattatatgactAAAAATAGCTCAAGTGATTACAATACATTTTCatagagtatattttttaagtattactccagggattaataataataaaagattacaaAAATAGTCCAgttgtaatacaaaataatgcaCGAAATGCCGAAGTAACAATGACTTGTACAATAATCAGTGTCTTCGAATATCTCACTACTTCCAAACTAATTCAGTCTactgtttcatttaaaatatattacatacatataatccTTATATATACATGACATGTATTATATAACGCAATCCAAACATTTCCACATTAACAACAGatacaatatgtaataaaatatgtaaatttccaACAGACATTGCCCGGTACACAACTACAATATAATAACTCTGACTAAACATTATGTaagtctaatttatttttatactacatGACATTATGGTATATCGATACTCGGTATCAATGggcaaaattaataattgatcGATATGTGCAGATCGACtttgaaaataaaccaatcaaaacaatatttttttataggggcacagtagtgaccccactgaagttgatggtaaatagagtgggtccaatagaaagtcgactgacgagagataataacctcttgacagtcgacacaattatgccggcctgttggaaccggacatacacaggctgatcccggaatgcgacacacttacgtgagccactatggcgggttttaacaacttctgtccggtgatcgctatccgggcggatataaaatatatcctaccaccatcgaAATTCGATTGAAAGTGATTTGAGCGTTACCATCAAACAATAATGTCATTTCTGCCATggatatgaattatttatttcgacAATAAATCTACTTATTAATGCTTAATTACCAACACCTCCAATCAGTTACCACAGAAATCATTCATTTCgtcaaaaataactaaacaattataatatcaaatcaCCTATATACGAaagtttaattcaaatatttaactataatctaaaagtaaacttatttaattgaaatcagtaaagaaatattttggtacGGATACGAATATAGGTGATTTGAATGTTTGCATTTGTTTTTGAGTCTGACTACCCATTTCCATTGCCTAATGTTCTACCACGGTGTCTCGATCGACATACCTCTCGAAGATGTGAAGCAGCTCGAAGCATACCTCAGCCAGGATCAGCGCTATGATCATCCATTCCAGGCGGATGTGGTGCCTGTCTTGCGCCCATGATGATAGTAACTCTAAAAGCTCCACGCAGTGgcctaactgttcgtttaataCCTGACGGAAATTAGAGAATATTAATAGTTACTGTAGAGGTTGGGAATGTTGAGTAATACCTAgattgtaataataacaaattagtaGACAAACTGAATTAACAAAGGCGCACATCGCTTTTATATGACAGACATGGCGTGACACCGCGTTCCcgcacaactacgcacgtgTTACTCAGATATCTGCGCAAGTGCGTGTGTGTCTACAGTTAACATACGAACGTATTTCAAAGAGTATTGTTaaagaaaagaagaaaaatataagtcaaaataaataactaacaattttatagCCCTTTAGAATTCTAACTAAACCCATAGTCTAGATGTAAAATCGCTTTAAATCTTGTTTTTGTAAGCCAATGTTCTTCCTCAACTcgccttaaggtggtagctcaaggtccattttcatacattttgtttcggctttaatctgggtaactaaacaagtattggcaagtaaagaatttaaattcacgtctagttagtgattagttctcgcagttgaagaaaacgtaaaataattaataatcatggatatttcggcctttaaatttaatatgacgaaattttaaaggcagaaatatccatgattattaattattacattttcttttcaactgcgagaactaatcactaactagatgaatttaaattctttactaccaatacttgtttagttacagattaaaccaaacaaaatgtatgaaaatggaccttaaccACCTAATGCCTTTTAAACTGTTGAAAACTTTACTTCTAAAACCATGTTTTGTCGATACTTTTAAAGTGACATACCCTGGTCCTCCTAGATATGGTGAAGTATGCGAGGGTGTTAGAGTAGAGCCTCTCGAGCTCCTCTTCCTCCCAGTAGAAGTCTGGTGTATCCAACATGTCCGATTCAACGTTCAATCTGTGTCGGAGAGAGAACAACTCGCCTAGTTTGCGGACTACCTGTGAAAGATTAgagttcataatataagaaatattttgacaaaaacaCTACTTCGCACCCGGAAGCAAGATGTATCTAAAAACTTGGTTACGAATAAGTCACATGATCTAAACTTTAGATCCTTAAGTttcttaatgttaataaaagttGATCGAATTAGAATATCACtggaatatatttacttacccAAAATCCTTAAATCTGAAACCTCCTATAATGATGAAATCTAGTAAATTCAGGTGGTAAGTTATTTTAGAAACAGCTTACCTCCTTTTTATCGACATGAGCGGCGCCCTCCTTCTCCATGGAGGCGGTGTGGTACCGCACGGAGGACGCCAGCGCCTCCAGCCGCGCCTCCCACGCGCCCAGCCGCGCCGACTGCACCATCGCGTGACTaaacattaaatagtttaaagtgTGCTTATTTATTTGATACAGTGCAGTTAAAGACGACAGTTAATATAGCTGTACATGTCGTCGAAACCTCTTATTGactatattattcatatttgtaatgatgaataaaagtatattaatattcagGACAATCTAAaaagatatagaaatatttgttttatctacAGAAATGTAATGAACaattagtgtaaaaaaatatatacataaataaaaatactggtaATTATGACCCCCCACAAGTTTCACATTGAATCCGCGCCTGGATGTATCCACTCGGTGAGAAATAAAGaatataggtaggtaggtatttaacttaattttttacctGAATGTATATCTTTCCAAAGAGTTATCCCTTTCGGGCACCATCACAAAACATGACTCTTGGAGATGACACTTCTTActgcaaacaaacaaaaattgctCACTTTTAATAGCAAACAATCATTTTACAGAGTGTACTTCGCACATCTGTAAAAAGAAAATGCTAAGTTTATATTGAAAAGTAACGACAAGCCATACTCTGCCTCAATCCTTGATTTTGGCATATGTTGACAACAGAGTGAATTTCCTATGTTggtttttgtacattattttaaatgaaagagAAAATAAcacgtaaaaaaaattcatttgTGACATCAGCATCAAAATAGATTGTAGTTAttcatatatttcaaatattgttctGAAAAAGCAGAAGCGCGTTGGGTTTATCGCGCTTTCTCTTTCTCAAGCACGCTGCATTACAGCCGGTGTCACAAAGAGGTCACAGTTTGCTACTACTCTTATTTGAAAGCTACCCCTTCTACCAAaattcaaagctttataacttatttagcACTgcatggattttgaaaattctttttccgttATATTTAGGATGAGGTACattattgataaatgtattaaaaatagtgaATTACCTTATTGCCCATTTACCAGATAGACATTTTGTGGCATTCCTCATGCCTGGTTCAAGATGTCCCCCTCTACATTTTGGTTATGTAATTATCTAAGTACTTACACATTTGGTTGATAGAAGTATGTCATCACTTCTCTCTCCTTCTCTACAACTTCTCTTGGATAACTTTCGATCTCATatctaaatgaaaaatatacaacttaATTCACTATAATAAgaaccaaaattataaaaaaaacagtttgaaTTATTGTTGTAATGATTAATCATATGCGGCCCacaatagaatttaattttatttactttaaggaAATATACAGAACTATATTACTTAcaagttcattttatttctgatttctatgtatgtacaaaatgtttattctttgttACATATATTCAAAAGAActgaacattaatttaaattaaattgagatTGGGGACTCAGAACTCAAAagaacttaaggcgatacctcaaggtcaatattcaaaaatcatggatatttaggcctttaaaatttaataNNNNNNNNNNNNNNNNNNNNNNNNNNNNNNNNNNNNNNNNNNNNNNNNNNNNNNNNNNNNNNNNNNNNNNNNNNNNNNNNNNNNNNNNNNNNNNNNNNNNNNNNNNNNNNNNNNNNNNNNNNNNNNNNNNNNNNNNNNNNNNNNNNNNNNNNNNNNNNNNNNNNNNNNNNNNNNNNNNNNNNNNNNNNNNNNNNNNNNNNNNNNNNNNNNNNNNNNNNNNNNNNNNNNNNNNNNNNNNNNNNNNNNNNNNNNNNNNNNNNNNNNNNNNNNNNNNNNNNNNNNNNNNNNNNNNNNNNNNNNNNNNNNNNNNNNNNNNNNNNNNNNNNNNNNNNNNNNNNNNNNNNNNNNNNNNNNNNNNNNNNNNNNNNNNNNNNNNNNNNNNNNNNNNNNNNNNNNNNNNNNNNNNNNNNNNNNNNNNNNNNNNNNNNNNNNNNNNNNNNNNNNNNNNNNNNNNNNNNNNNNNNNNNNNNNNNNNNNNNNNNNNNNNNNNNNNNNNNNNNAAGCTCCCGGCGTGCGATACGATCTCCTTGGCCGATAACGGAATTAAATCACATGGGCGTGCTTCCAATTATATCCACCTACGTCACAGTAAAGGGCGTAAGGAAGCAGGCTTTCCCCTGGCGCGAAAATTTACAGGCCAGGGTAATTGTACCCTGGTATTAATTTAGGCACCAAATATTGACAGCTTATTTGACTTGCAATTGTTTGAAATtggaaaattttgtaataatgaaattacaataagttttctataaaaattcgAATTCACAAtgggccagtgtggtggactatggccgaATCCCTCTTAGtatttctgtattatatactgtctcactgctgcgCACCCTcataattcttatagagaact includes the following:
- the LOC119188865 gene encoding required for meiotic nuclear division protein 1 homolog (The sequence of the model RefSeq protein was modified relative to this genomic sequence to represent the inferred CDS: added 539 bases not found in genome assembly), whose product is MSVYLSRLVLPSLRGAATKSFLHTVAPPKIKINYSNSNIFRISQHLVTRNYSSDSIQPTVALDNATIPLKKKIVHKKAVAEDLSQKEGHYLTLAYCTADCYDLKSLKEALVQQKLYEPGTLKAHEVGDVLVANAVYTIGSEPREIIFFREGAVVFWNCTELEASNVLAFLKPYEIESYPREVVEKEREVMTYFYQPNVKKCHLQESCFVMVPERDNSLERYTFSHAMVQSARLGAWEARLEALASSVRYHTASMEKEGAAHVDKKEVVRKLGELFSLRHRLNVESDMLDTPDFYWEEEELERLYSNTLAYFTISRRTRVLNEQLGHCVELLELLSSWAQDRHHIRLEWMIIALILAEVCFELLHIFERNLLRTDHRRYPSHQPAFFSDVEESILQDLSIIDT